From a single Salinirussus salinus genomic region:
- the phnE gene encoding phosphonate ABC transporter, permease protein PhnE, which yields MSIPEVDAQLGKLKRSRRLKQGLALGLLVAVLVVTYFGLGFVNFEVDEIIDGFPNFVDFIAAFFPPNFEAMTIYTTDNGITGLEGIWASFSDPGRVAESLGSPRLSLVRAAVVTLLLGFLGTVLGFLPALLLGVLGSEQVTPFPFNFIFRGIMSAIRAIPAIVWIFLFVPFGPPSQATAVLAIATDTVGNLGRLFTDELEEIEEGPIEAIQSTGASRAQTVGFGMLSQVSRSYIAWTLYILEINTRIAISLGVVGAGGLGLYVRNQQDLFQFQNTAAGIIMIFIVVLSIELLSSRIRARLRPSEHEGKGFLQSLRDLASPGKWLGLDRDKGEKS from the coding sequence GTGAGCATTCCCGAGGTAGACGCCCAGCTCGGGAAGCTCAAACGCTCCCGCCGGCTCAAGCAGGGGCTGGCGCTCGGGCTGCTCGTGGCCGTCCTCGTGGTCACCTACTTCGGCCTCGGATTCGTGAACTTCGAGGTCGACGAGATTATCGACGGCTTCCCGAACTTCGTCGACTTCATCGCGGCCTTCTTCCCGCCGAACTTCGAGGCGATGACCATCTACACGACCGACAACGGCATCACGGGGCTCGAGGGCATCTGGGCGAGCTTCTCCGACCCCGGCCGGGTCGCCGAGAGCCTCGGCTCGCCCCGGCTGAGCCTCGTCCGCGCCGCGGTCGTGACGCTGCTGCTCGGCTTCCTGGGGACGGTGCTGGGCTTCCTGCCGGCGCTGCTTCTCGGCGTGCTGGGCAGCGAGCAGGTGACCCCCTTCCCCTTCAACTTCATCTTCCGGGGGATCATGAGCGCCATCCGGGCGATCCCCGCGATCGTCTGGATCTTCCTGTTCGTTCCGTTCGGCCCGCCCAGCCAGGCGACGGCCGTCCTCGCGATCGCGACCGACACGGTCGGCAACCTCGGACGGCTGTTCACCGACGAACTCGAGGAGATCGAGGAGGGACCCATCGAGGCGATCCAGTCGACCGGCGCCTCCCGCGCCCAGACTGTCGGCTTCGGCATGCTGAGCCAGGTCTCCCGCTCCTACATCGCCTGGACGCTGTACATCCTGGAGATCAACACCCGCATCGCCATCTCGCTGGGCGTCGTCGGGGCCGGCGGGCTCGGGCTGTACGTCCGCAACCAGCAGGACCTGTTCCAGTTCCAGAACACCGCCGCGGGGATCATCATGATCTTCATCGTCGTCCTCTCCATCGAATTGCTCTCCTCGCGCATCCGCGCGCGGCTCCGCCCCAGCGAACACGAGGGCAAGGGCTTCCTCCAGAGCCTGCGCGACCTCGCCTCGCCGGGCAAGTGGCTCGGGCTGGACCGCGACAAGGGCGAGAAAAGCTAG
- a CDS encoding GNAT family N-acetyltransferase, whose translation MVTVRPATPADAPGVARVHDAALRAQGADRYSDAELDAMAPPDRDPAAVDGAILAREERYVAVAVTEADRSDGGQVVGTGGVHLADGRLLGVFVHPDRVGEGIGRALFEDVEARAKAAGLDGLTIHSALNAVGFYEAVGFEQVEEASGRASSEAGGPLGSYDTETTDIRARVLRKEL comes from the coding sequence ATGGTGACCGTTCGACCCGCCACGCCCGCGGACGCGCCGGGAGTCGCCCGGGTGCACGACGCCGCGCTCCGGGCCCAGGGGGCCGACCGCTACTCGGATGCCGAACTGGACGCCATGGCTCCCCCGGACCGCGACCCGGCGGCCGTCGACGGGGCGATACTGGCCCGCGAGGAGCGGTACGTCGCCGTCGCCGTCACCGAGGCTGACAGGAGTGATGGCGGCCAGGTCGTCGGCACCGGCGGCGTCCACCTCGCGGACGGCCGGCTGCTGGGGGTGTTCGTCCATCCCGACCGGGTTGGCGAGGGCATCGGGAGAGCGCTGTTCGAGGATGTCGAGGCGCGTGCCAAAGCGGCTGGGCTCGACGGCCTCACGATCCACAGCGCCCTCAACGCCGTCGGGTTCTACGAGGCCGTGGGCTTCGAGCAGGTAGAGGAGGCAAGCGGCAGAGCGTCGTCGGAGGCCGGCGGGCCGCTCGGGTCGTACGACACGGAGACGACGGACATCCGGGCACGCGTGCTCCGGAAGGAGCTGTGA
- a CDS encoding DUF5786 family protein — protein MGFGSYDESEQENQEYDADYDEDDGVSAEENAHDGDVEFEFTASNDELLDRLEDIKDNT, from the coding sequence ATGGGGTTCGGGAGTTACGACGAATCCGAACAGGAAAACCAGGAGTACGACGCCGACTACGACGAGGACGACGGGGTGTCGGCCGAAGAGAACGCACACGACGGTGACGTCGAGTTCGAGTTCACCGCCTCGAACGACGAACTCCTCGACCGGCTCGAAGACATCAAGGACAACACGTGA
- a CDS encoding uracil-DNA glycosylase gives MDPDVTDCERCPALVKSRSRIVNGTGPADADLLFVGEAPGEREDERGEPFVGRSGEVLDEGLRKAGLARADVRITNCVRCRPPDNRDPHMSELEHCREHLQAELAAVDPVLVVALGKVPAEHLLDRDVAVTSEAGTVHEADLDTVRRVLVCVHPAATLYDRSQAETFEGALATAADYAGDGGQSTFGDF, from the coding sequence ATGGACCCTGACGTGACCGACTGCGAGCGGTGTCCCGCGCTGGTGAAGTCGCGCTCGCGGATCGTCAACGGGACCGGGCCGGCGGACGCCGACCTGCTCTTTGTGGGCGAGGCCCCCGGCGAGCGCGAGGACGAGCGCGGCGAGCCCTTCGTCGGCCGGAGCGGGGAGGTCCTCGACGAGGGGCTTCGAAAGGCCGGGCTGGCCCGGGCGGACGTCCGGATCACCAACTGCGTGCGGTGCCGGCCGCCCGACAACCGGGACCCGCACATGTCCGAACTCGAGCACTGCCGGGAGCACCTCCAGGCCGAACTCGCGGCCGTCGACCCCGTTCTGGTGGTCGCGCTGGGAAAGGTGCCCGCCGAGCACCTGCTCGACCGGGACGTGGCGGTCACGAGCGAGGCGGGCACGGTCCACGAGGCCGACCTCGACACGGTCCGGCGGGTGCTCGTCTGCGTCCATCCGGCGGCGACGCTGTACGACCGGAGTCAAGCGGAGACGTTCGAGGGAGCGCTCGCGACGGCCGCCGACTACGCCGGCGACGGCGGCCAGTCGACCTTCGGGGACTTCTAG
- a CDS encoding phosphate/phosphite/phosphonate ABC transporter substrate-binding protein — MRDRRTFLKRAGALGTAAVIAGCTGGGDGTDTEGGGGDSGDGDSGGDDSGGDSGGGSTETMSGDDGPAATFGGDGEINFNISPSVPQQQLQVQYAPLRDHIESYVTENYDTPSGLEASMNIGSNYSAVIQALGQGTADLAETGPLAAVVGNQTGNSEIILQRFGYGGWTYKSLIAVPNGSDISSVEDLEGKDVAFSDPLSTSGFLFPVAAMAEAGIDIGELPEGNGSQAAFTPRFAGGHVQSYTLLEQGQVDAAGMGGFVRDTSTGPTPDAWQDVATTLHEDSGIPRAPIVVSPQLPQESKDAIQQAFLEGPDTIYYGADGEEGTDDDLWFGDVREATIDDYQLVVDKAETLGIDPSFFE, encoded by the coding sequence ATGCGGGACAGGAGAACCTTCCTCAAACGGGCGGGCGCGCTGGGTACTGCTGCAGTGATCGCCGGGTGTACCGGTGGCGGCGACGGTACTGACACCGAGGGCGGCGGGGGCGACAGCGGCGACGGCGACAGCGGTGGCGATGATAGCGGGGGCGACAGCGGCGGCGGGTCGACGGAGACCATGAGCGGCGACGACGGCCCGGCGGCGACGTTCGGCGGCGACGGCGAGATCAACTTCAACATCTCCCCGAGCGTCCCCCAACAGCAGCTGCAGGTCCAGTACGCGCCGCTGCGTGACCACATCGAGAGCTACGTCACCGAGAACTACGACACCCCCTCGGGGCTGGAAGCGTCGATGAACATCGGGAGCAACTACAGCGCGGTCATCCAGGCACTTGGCCAGGGGACCGCCGACCTCGCCGAGACGGGGCCGCTGGCCGCCGTCGTCGGCAACCAGACCGGCAACTCCGAGATCATCCTCCAGCGCTTTGGCTACGGCGGGTGGACCTACAAGAGTCTCATCGCCGTCCCCAACGGCAGCGACATCAGTTCCGTCGAGGACCTGGAGGGCAAAGACGTCGCCTTCTCGGACCCGCTCTCGACGAGTGGCTTCCTGTTCCCGGTCGCCGCGATGGCCGAGGCCGGCATCGACATCGGCGAGCTCCCGGAGGGCAACGGCTCGCAGGCCGCCTTCACTCCCCGCTTCGCTGGCGGGCACGTCCAGTCGTACACCCTGCTGGAGCAGGGCCAGGTCGACGCCGCCGGGATGGGCGGGTTCGTCCGGGACACCTCCACCGGTCCCACCCCCGACGCCTGGCAGGACGTCGCGACCACGCTCCACGAGGACTCCGGGATCCCGCGGGCCCCCATCGTCGTGAGTCCGCAGCTCCCACAGGAGTCCAAAGACGCCATCCAGCAGGCCTTCCTCGAGGGTCCCGACACCATCTACTACGGCGCCGACGGCGAGGAGGGGACCGACGACGACCTCTGGTTCGGCGACGTCCGCGAGGCCACCATCGACGACTACCAGCTCGTCGTCGACAAGGCCGAGACGCTGGGTATCGATCCGTCCTTCTTTGAGTAA
- a CDS encoding enoyl-CoA hydratase/isomerase family protein produces the protein MATDGPNDHVSLEVTEGVAHVRLEDPDNYNVFSLPLAEDLLTHLLAVDDREDVSAVALTAEGDAFCAGLDIDVLTGDDPGARERLLGYLDAVGSWLYTSEYPVVVGARGPAPGAGAILVSKADVRVLGEGAELWWPEIQFGLKAYGEAADLVAAVGAPKATEIMLMGEDAKVTAEEARRLGLANRVTAPDEVDGTVREMAATIAGYDQDGLVGEYLEVIQHARRELNGASTVHAEALETDIDHP, from the coding sequence ATGGCAACAGACGGCCCCAACGACCACGTCTCGCTGGAGGTGACCGAGGGCGTCGCGCACGTGCGCCTGGAGGACCCCGACAACTACAACGTCTTCTCGCTCCCGCTCGCGGAGGACCTGCTCACCCACCTGCTCGCTGTCGACGACCGGGAGGACGTCTCGGCAGTCGCGCTGACCGCCGAGGGCGACGCCTTCTGTGCCGGGCTGGACATCGACGTGCTGACCGGCGACGACCCCGGGGCACGCGAGCGGCTGCTCGGCTACCTCGACGCCGTCGGCAGCTGGCTGTACACCAGCGAGTACCCCGTGGTCGTGGGCGCCCGGGGTCCGGCCCCCGGCGCGGGCGCCATCCTCGTCTCGAAGGCCGACGTCCGGGTGCTCGGTGAGGGCGCCGAACTCTGGTGGCCCGAGATCCAGTTCGGGCTGAAAGCCTACGGCGAGGCCGCCGACCTCGTTGCTGCCGTCGGCGCGCCGAAGGCCACCGAGATCATGCTCATGGGCGAGGACGCGAAGGTCACAGCGGAGGAGGCCCGCCGGCTCGGCCTCGCGAACCGGGTCACCGCCCCCGACGAGGTCGACGGGACGGTCCGCGAGATGGCCGCAACCATCGCCGGCTACGACCAGGACGGGCTCGTGGGCGAGTACCTCGAGGTCATCCAGCACGCCCGCCGCGAGCTGAACGGGGCGAGTACGGTCCACGCCGAAGCGCTCGAGACCGATATCGACCACCCCTGA
- a CDS encoding inorganic phosphate transporter: MVEPLLVVGVLVAMFVAYNIGGATTGPAFGPAVGADAISKTVAAALMGLFFFIGAWTVGRNVVTKLGTELVLDPGVFTLESSIAVLFFIGIALLVGNLFGVPASTSMTAVGAIAGLGLAGGVLDLAVMGEIAIWWVVSPIIGFWVSLVIGRYFYARLNRMVAIERSTGPLLELDRSGALPVPRLHPTTNRRELVGTVTVVGIGCLMAFSSGTSNIANAVAPLVGSGELAMNPAIILGGVAVAVGAFTIARRTLETMGSDITELPLTAAIVVASVSSALVIFLSALGIPASFVVIATMSIIGLGWGRATRPVTVPEAVSAEKSTPVTVDALAVDEEGEQLPPIGEEDPEEVAGTAQLFSPATTARVVLMQNVVPAIATVGAYLTFRFVPLF, from the coding sequence ATGGTCGAGCCGCTGCTCGTCGTCGGCGTTCTCGTCGCGATGTTCGTCGCGTACAACATCGGTGGGGCGACGACGGGACCGGCCTTCGGGCCGGCCGTCGGCGCGGACGCGATCTCGAAGACGGTCGCCGCGGCGCTGATGGGCCTGTTTTTCTTCATCGGGGCGTGGACCGTCGGGCGAAACGTCGTGACGAAACTCGGGACGGAACTCGTCCTCGACCCCGGCGTGTTCACCCTCGAGTCGTCGATCGCGGTGCTGTTTTTCATCGGGATCGCCCTGCTCGTCGGGAACCTCTTCGGCGTGCCCGCCTCGACGTCGATGACCGCCGTCGGCGCCATCGCGGGGCTCGGGCTCGCCGGCGGGGTGCTGGACCTGGCCGTCATGGGGGAGATCGCCATCTGGTGGGTCGTCTCGCCGATCATCGGCTTCTGGGTGTCGCTGGTCATCGGACGGTACTTCTACGCCCGGCTCAACCGGATGGTGGCGATCGAGCGGAGCACGGGCCCGCTGCTGGAACTCGACCGGTCCGGCGCCCTCCCGGTCCCGCGGCTCCATCCGACGACCAATCGCCGGGAGCTCGTCGGGACGGTCACCGTCGTCGGGATCGGCTGTCTGATGGCCTTCTCTTCCGGCACTTCCAACATCGCAAACGCCGTCGCGCCGCTGGTTGGAAGCGGGGAGCTGGCGATGAACCCCGCGATCATCCTCGGGGGCGTCGCGGTCGCCGTCGGCGCCTTCACGATCGCCCGGCGGACCCTGGAGACGATGGGCAGCGACATCACGGAGCTGCCGCTGACGGCCGCGATCGTCGTCGCCTCCGTGAGTTCCGCGCTCGTCATCTTCCTCTCCGCACTCGGCATCCCCGCGAGCTTCGTCGTGATCGCGACGATGTCGATCATCGGGCTGGGCTGGGGCCGGGCGACGCGGCCGGTGACCGTTCCCGAGGCCGTCTCCGCCGAGAAGTCGACGCCGGTCACCGTCGACGCGCTGGCCGTCGACGAGGAGGGCGAACAGCTCCCGCCCATCGGCGAGGAAGACCCCGAGGAGGTCGCCGGGACTGCACAGCTGTTCAGCCCCGCCACGACCGCCCGGGTCGTCCTGATGCAGAACGTCGTCCCGGCGATCGCGACCGTCGGCGCCTACCTCACGTTCCGGTTCGTCCCGCTGTTCTGA
- a CDS encoding phosphonate ABC transporter ATP-binding protein, with product MPAVTFDDVTKVYGEDTVALRDIDIEIGEGEFVILLGPSGAGKSTLLRVLNGLTQPTEGVVEINGEVPSGARKEVGMVFQEHYLVESMSAFQNALTGALARNGFFRSILTWQRTDDKRAALEALETVGLLGEAGQRAGSMSGGQKQRVGIARALVQQPSLLLADEPVASLDPKAARDVMGYMKQAAQERDLTAITSLHQVNIAREFGDRFLGIRDGEVVFDGDREDLTMDVVDEIYYGEGADEEAVSTAGDVPPDPAERGGTADTPPAGSADPPATAEAAEAPDSPESVGGDGS from the coding sequence ATGCCCGCCGTCACGTTCGACGACGTTACCAAGGTCTACGGTGAGGACACCGTTGCGCTCCGCGATATCGACATCGAGATCGGGGAGGGAGAGTTCGTCATCCTCCTCGGACCGTCCGGAGCGGGAAAGTCGACGCTCCTCCGGGTGCTGAACGGGCTGACACAGCCCACCGAAGGGGTCGTGGAGATCAACGGCGAGGTGCCGAGCGGCGCCCGCAAGGAGGTCGGCATGGTGTTCCAGGAACACTACCTCGTCGAGAGCATGAGCGCCTTTCAGAACGCACTCACCGGGGCGCTCGCGCGCAACGGGTTCTTCCGGAGCATCCTCACCTGGCAACGCACCGACGACAAGCGAGCGGCCCTCGAGGCGCTGGAGACGGTCGGGCTGCTCGGGGAGGCCGGCCAGCGCGCCGGCTCGATGAGCGGCGGGCAGAAACAGCGGGTCGGGATCGCCCGGGCACTGGTCCAGCAGCCCAGCCTCCTGCTGGCCGACGAGCCGGTCGCCAGCCTCGACCCCAAGGCCGCCCGGGACGTGATGGGCTACATGAAACAGGCCGCCCAGGAGCGCGACCTGACGGCGATCACCAGCCTCCACCAGGTGAACATCGCCCGGGAGTTCGGCGACCGCTTTCTCGGCATCCGCGACGGCGAGGTCGTCTTCGACGGCGACCGGGAGGACCTGACGATGGACGTCGTCGACGAGATCTACTACGGCGAGGGCGCCGACGAAGAGGCGGTCTCCACGGCGGGGGACGTCCCGCCGGACCCGGCCGAGCGCGGCGGGACCGCCGACACGCCCCCGGCAGGGTCGGCGGACCCCCCCGCGACTGCGGAGGCGGCCGAAGCGCCCGACTCCCCGGAATCGGTCGGGGGTGACGGCTCGTGA
- a CDS encoding TrkA family potassium uptake protein — MNVFVVAMQLTGIVIGFVTLRVLVIPLFERAPLNLDDRLSAKDDHVVIAEYQRDTGVLLDELEALGVSYVLVESESEEAKALSDAGYQAIHGDPETRADLERASIAKASTLITDAGDRTASIVLTALEANEDLRVISFTPSLRRKAALAEVGVDRSVSPDALIGQRLAEKATLSVAVEEPTDEIVIREVLIRRHSRLHGVRIADCPVVTNPDLTLVAGWFDGEFHLPPDPDDRITPNTVLVVAGPAGAVERAASQAAGVRTARSGRQSSVVVAGFGEGGRAAVEALPEDVSYTTVDQSPDSGADVVGDVTEPETLRAADIEDASALVVTVDDDATALLTVAMARALSDDVEVLARVTDAEKASPAFRAGADYVLSVQRVCARLVAAEVHGERVMDPVGQIRLVRASSAPFTGQSLADIRRQRDRGWTVVATLRDGGVLTDAATTVEAGDEVFVAGSDTAIAEFERTVDVD; from the coding sequence ATGAACGTCTTCGTCGTGGCGATGCAGCTGACGGGTATCGTCATCGGCTTCGTCACGCTGCGGGTGCTCGTGATCCCCCTCTTCGAGCGGGCCCCCCTGAACCTCGACGACCGCCTCTCCGCGAAAGACGACCACGTCGTCATCGCCGAGTACCAGCGCGACACCGGCGTCCTACTGGACGAACTCGAGGCCCTCGGGGTCAGCTACGTCCTCGTCGAATCCGAGTCGGAGGAGGCGAAGGCCCTCTCCGACGCCGGTTACCAGGCGATCCACGGTGACCCCGAGACCCGCGCTGACCTGGAGCGGGCCAGCATCGCGAAGGCGTCGACGCTTATCACCGACGCCGGCGACCGAACCGCGAGCATCGTCCTCACCGCCCTGGAGGCGAACGAGGACCTGCGGGTGATCTCCTTTACCCCCTCGCTGCGCCGGAAGGCCGCCCTCGCCGAGGTCGGCGTCGACCGCAGCGTCTCCCCGGACGCGCTGATCGGCCAGCGCCTCGCGGAGAAGGCCACCCTCTCGGTGGCCGTCGAGGAACCGACCGACGAGATCGTCATCCGGGAGGTGCTCATCCGGCGACACAGCCGGCTCCACGGCGTCCGGATCGCGGACTGCCCGGTCGTGACAAACCCCGACCTCACGCTGGTCGCGGGCTGGTTCGACGGGGAGTTCCACCTCCCGCCCGACCCCGACGACCGGATCACCCCCAACACCGTCCTCGTGGTCGCCGGCCCCGCGGGTGCCGTCGAGAGGGCCGCGAGCCAGGCCGCCGGCGTCCGCACGGCCCGCTCGGGGAGGCAGTCGAGCGTCGTCGTCGCCGGCTTCGGCGAGGGCGGCCGGGCGGCCGTCGAAGCACTCCCCGAGGACGTCAGCTACACGACGGTCGACCAGTCCCCGGACTCCGGGGCAGACGTCGTCGGCGACGTCACCGAACCGGAGACGCTCCGGGCGGCCGACATCGAGGACGCCTCGGCGCTGGTGGTCACCGTCGACGACGACGCGACCGCGCTCCTGACCGTCGCGATGGCCCGCGCACTCTCCGACGACGTCGAGGTCCTCGCCCGCGTGACCGACGCCGAGAAGGCGTCCCCGGCCTTCCGGGCGGGGGCGGACTACGTCCTCTCGGTCCAGCGGGTCTGTGCCCGCCTGGTCGCCGCCGAGGTCCACGGCGAGCGGGTGATGGACCCGGTCGGTCAGATCCGCCTGGTCCGGGCGTCCAGCGCGCCCTTCACCGGGCAGTCCCTCGCCGACATCCGCCGCCAGCGCGACCGCGGCTGGACGGTCGTCGCCACCCTCCGCGACGGTGGCGTCCTCACCGACGCCGCCACGACCGTCGAGGCCGGCGACGAGGTGTTCGTCGCCGGCAGCGACACGGCGATCGCGGAGTTCGAGCGGACCGTCGACGTCGACTGA
- a CDS encoding SDR family NAD(P)-dependent oxidoreductase gives MTSTAVIAGLGPGFCEEFAWTLAREGHPVGLFARSEDYLETFAAELREEGHEAHAVPADLTDPEAVAEGIEEVRAELGPVEVLAHTASAATSAPDDPLDPGRVEKMWRLYAHAGLLCFREVVDDLQDREGTAMFFGASPRGGDVAFKSGKDATRGLARALADEYPAVHVAHVVIDGVMLNPDVRESLDEVTESEYIDPAAAAETCYHLVDQPARAQTFELDLHATERTVTH, from the coding sequence ATGACATCGACAGCGGTCATCGCGGGGCTCGGCCCCGGCTTCTGCGAGGAGTTCGCCTGGACGCTCGCCCGCGAGGGACACCCCGTCGGGCTGTTCGCCCGCAGCGAAGACTACCTGGAGACGTTCGCGGCGGAGTTGCGCGAGGAAGGCCACGAGGCACACGCGGTCCCGGCGGACCTGACCGACCCCGAGGCGGTCGCCGAGGGGATCGAGGAGGTCCGCGCTGAACTCGGCCCCGTCGAGGTGCTCGCTCACACCGCGAGCGCGGCCACGAGCGCGCCCGACGACCCGCTCGACCCCGGCCGCGTCGAGAAGATGTGGCGCCTCTACGCCCACGCCGGCCTCCTCTGCTTCCGGGAGGTGGTCGATGACCTGCAGGACCGGGAGGGAACAGCCATGTTCTTCGGCGCCAGTCCCCGCGGCGGCGACGTCGCCTTCAAGAGCGGCAAGGACGCCACACGCGGGCTGGCGCGGGCGCTGGCCGACGAGTATCCGGCCGTCCACGTCGCCCACGTCGTCATCGACGGGGTCATGCTCAATCCCGACGTGCGCGAGAGCCTGGACGAGGTCACGGAGAGCGAGTACATCGACCCGGCGGCGGCCGCCGAGACCTGCTATCACCTCGTCGACCAGCCCGCCCGCGCGCAGACCTTCGAACTGGACCTGCACGCGACCGAGCGGACCGTCACGCACTGA
- the hisH gene encoding imidazole glycerol phosphate synthase subunit HisH, which produces MTVEVAVVDYGLGNLRSVTRGLERADAAVTVTDEPAALASADGVVLPGVGAFSEGMDNAGPFRDVLVEEAAAGTPLFGICLGMQMLLTTSEEADHAGEGDAEGLDLIPGTNLRFPDTVKVPQMGWNDLAVERDHPLVAGVDGEYAYFVHSYYAEPDDERATVATTDYGGPFASVVANEAGNVFGTQFHPEKSGETGLRILRNFVGICADR; this is translated from the coding sequence ATGACCGTCGAGGTGGCCGTCGTCGACTACGGGCTCGGGAACCTCCGCAGCGTCACCCGCGGGCTGGAGCGGGCCGACGCCGCCGTGACCGTCACCGACGAGCCGGCGGCCCTGGCGAGTGCCGACGGGGTCGTCCTCCCGGGTGTTGGCGCGTTCAGCGAGGGGATGGACAACGCCGGTCCGTTCCGGGACGTGCTGGTCGAGGAAGCGGCGGCCGGAACGCCGCTTTTCGGCATCTGCCTCGGCATGCAGATGCTTTTGACCACGAGCGAGGAGGCCGACCACGCCGGCGAGGGCGACGCGGAGGGGCTGGACCTGATCCCGGGGACGAACCTCCGCTTTCCGGACACCGTGAAGGTCCCCCAGATGGGCTGGAACGACCTCGCCGTCGAGCGCGACCACCCGCTCGTCGCGGGCGTCGACGGGGAGTACGCCTACTTCGTCCACTCCTACTACGCCGAACCCGACGACGAACGCGCAACCGTCGCCACCACGGACTACGGCGGCCCCTTCGCAAGCGTCGTCGCCAACGAGGCCGGCAACGTCTTCGGCACGCAGTTTCACCCCGAGAAGTCCGGCGAGACCGGGCTCCGGATCCTCCGGAACTTCGTCGGTATCTGCGCCGACCGGTAG
- a CDS encoding endonuclease dU → MKAGVRALGVAESYTGSHSTVAGAVVRADRAVDGLVFDRWTVGGTDATDTVVALLRRLDRPDVRYLFLSGIAPAWFNVLDLHRVHDATGLPTLSVSFEDSPGLADAIRREFEGPARRRRLATYYAQPDRRRVALDGTACWVRAVGCTEPARVVRAFTPEGGRPEPLRVARLAARAADAVPSGDS, encoded by the coding sequence GTGAAAGCCGGGGTCCGCGCCCTCGGCGTGGCGGAATCCTACACCGGCTCGCACAGCACGGTCGCGGGCGCAGTGGTCCGCGCCGACCGCGCCGTCGACGGTCTCGTCTTCGACCGGTGGACCGTCGGCGGTACCGACGCGACCGACACCGTGGTCGCTCTCCTCCGCCGCCTCGACCGACCCGACGTCCGGTACCTGTTCCTGTCGGGTATCGCCCCCGCCTGGTTCAACGTGCTCGACCTCCACCGGGTCCACGACGCGACGGGGCTCCCGACGCTGTCGGTCTCCTTCGAGGACAGCCCCGGGCTCGCCGACGCCATCCGCCGGGAGTTCGAGGGCCCCGCCCGCCGTCGCCGGCTGGCGACCTACTACGCTCAGCCCGACCGCCGCCGCGTCGCCCTCGACGGGACGGCCTGCTGGGTCCGGGCGGTCGGCTGCACCGAGCCTGCCCGGGTCGTCCGCGCGTTCACCCCGGAGGGCGGCCGCCCGGAGCCGCTCCGGGTCGCGCGCCTGGCGGCCCGCGCGGCCGACGCGGTGCCGTCCGGTGACTCTTAG